One region of Candidatus Limnocylindrales bacterium genomic DNA includes:
- a CDS encoding DUF4159 domain-containing protein, producing MKFPATRREFLKYATFLLGTSFFPRTASTAPEFDAEKFTFTQLIYRGGNWNPYRNSSKELMYELMRRTSVEANVERNNVRLTDEALFMSPFLYMTGGQEFEPFTDQEIEILRRFLNFGGFLLIDDNLGHKNYGFDKSVRRELARIFPDSPLTTLPPDHTVFRSFYLLKAVGGRNLVNPYLEGIYVDDLTPVIYCQNDLGGAWERDDLGNWVYECQPGGEHQRALAFRLGINLVLYALTTDYKKDQIHLPSILKRIQ from the coding sequence ATGAAATTTCCAGCAACACGAAGAGAGTTTCTCAAGTATGCAACATTCCTGCTAGGAACTTCTTTCTTTCCCAGAACTGCTTCTACGGCTCCCGAATTCGATGCGGAAAAATTTACGTTTACCCAGCTTATCTATCGTGGAGGTAACTGGAATCCTTATCGTAATAGCTCCAAAGAACTCATGTATGAGTTAATGCGGCGAACCAGCGTAGAAGCCAACGTAGAAAGAAACAATGTAAGGTTGACGGATGAAGCCTTGTTCATGTCTCCCTTTTTATATATGACAGGTGGGCAAGAATTTGAGCCTTTTACAGATCAAGAGATTGAAATTTTAAGGCGGTTCTTGAACTTTGGGGGATTTTTACTGATCGATGATAATCTGGGACATAAGAATTATGGGTTTGATAAATCGGTTCGAAGAGAGCTAGCTCGTATTTTTCCAGATAGTCCTTTAACCACACTTCCACCAGATCATACGGTATTTCGTTCTTTTTATTTATTAAAAGCCGTTGGGGGACGAAATCTGGTGAACCCTTATTTAGAAGGGATCTATGTTGACGATCTGACTCCTGTTATTTACTGCCAGAATGACCTCGGAGGTGCCTGGGAGCGGGATGATCTAGGGAATTGGGTTTATGAATGCCAACCCGGTGGTGAGCATCAACGCGCTTTAGCTTTTCGATTAGGTATTAATCTGGTTCTCTACGCCCTTACCACAGATTACAAAAAGGATCAGATTCACTTGCCATCTATATTGAAGAGAATTCAATAA